One window from the genome of Prosthecobacter vanneervenii encodes:
- a CDS encoding (Fe-S)-binding protein encodes MASANLLQSLDYSVLQQCMHCGMCLPTCPTYVETKMERNSPRGRISLMRAVADGDLQVTKALSDEMYYCLGCLACQTACPAGVNYAELFETARAEVEQAQVDDGMQRGFWRWLSLNVIFMRPWLLRLIGRVLHVYQSTGLDALMRRLRFFGLMPPSLKKLEPQTPKIAEHFSDDLIWPEEKPKQDRGYRVGLLTGCIQDLAFSNINRDTADVLLANGCEVITPRSQSCCGSLHAHNGELELARELARRQIDSFDLDSLDAIITNAGGCGSHLKTYGHLLHDDPFYAGKAKQWDKKVKDIHEWLVQIRFRKPTAGAGVSEVTYHESCHLCHGQKVVSQPRQILASIPGLTFKELPESNWCCGSAGIYNITQPEQSQKLLTRKVENLRQAGVPVVATSNPGCHLQLANGLRACSSHPCQEVTQPVTLLAQAYRAEQSAQGGGVS; translated from the coding sequence ATGGCTTCCGCAAACCTCCTCCAATCCCTCGACTACTCCGTGCTGCAGCAGTGCATGCACTGCGGCATGTGCCTGCCCACATGTCCCACCTACGTGGAGACCAAGATGGAGCGCAACAGCCCCCGTGGCCGTATCTCCCTCATGCGCGCTGTGGCCGATGGCGACCTCCAGGTCACCAAGGCGCTCTCAGACGAAATGTACTACTGCCTCGGTTGCCTGGCCTGCCAGACAGCATGTCCCGCAGGAGTGAACTACGCCGAGCTCTTTGAAACCGCCCGCGCCGAGGTGGAACAGGCTCAGGTGGACGACGGTATGCAGCGCGGCTTCTGGCGCTGGCTTTCGCTCAATGTCATCTTTATGCGCCCCTGGCTGCTGCGCCTCATCGGCCGCGTGCTGCATGTGTATCAAAGCACCGGCCTCGATGCTCTGATGCGCAGGCTTCGCTTCTTTGGCCTCATGCCGCCATCGTTGAAAAAGCTAGAGCCTCAGACCCCCAAGATCGCCGAGCACTTTTCCGACGATCTCATCTGGCCGGAGGAAAAGCCAAAACAAGATCGCGGCTACCGCGTGGGCCTGCTCACCGGCTGCATCCAGGACCTCGCTTTTTCAAACATCAACCGAGACACCGCCGACGTCCTCCTCGCCAACGGCTGCGAGGTCATCACCCCGCGCTCTCAGAGCTGCTGCGGCTCCTTGCACGCGCACAATGGCGAACTCGAGCTCGCCCGTGAACTCGCCCGCCGTCAGATCGACAGCTTCGATCTCGATTCTCTCGATGCCATCATCACCAATGCCGGTGGCTGCGGCTCCCATTTGAAGACCTACGGCCACCTGCTGCACGACGATCCTTTCTACGCCGGGAAGGCAAAGCAGTGGGACAAGAAGGTGAAGGACATTCACGAATGGCTCGTGCAAATCCGCTTCCGCAAACCCACTGCTGGCGCAGGTGTCAGCGAAGTCACCTACCACGAAAGCTGCCACCTCTGCCACGGTCAGAAGGTCGTCTCCCAGCCGCGCCAGATCCTAGCCAGCATTCCCGGCCTCACCTTCAAGGAACTGCCCGAGTCCAACTGGTGCTGCGGCAGCGCCGGCATTTACAATATCACCCAGCCCGAGCAGAGCCAGAAGCTGCTCACTAGGAAAGTGGAAAACCTCCGCCAGGCCGGAGTCCCCGTCGTTGCCACCAGCAATCCAGGCTGCCACCTTCAACTCGCCAACGGCCTCCGCGCCTGCAGTAGCCATCCCTGCCAGGAAGTCACCCAGCCCGTGACCTTGCTCGCCCAAGCCTACCGCGCCGAACAAAGCGC